In Sulfurimonas paralvinellae, the following proteins share a genomic window:
- a CDS encoding WGR domain-containing protein, with protein MRSKSFLSSNTTTFLYREVNGKVRYYKIKTYLTLFGEYLLIREWGGIDNKNATGQKQSYFSSLSDLKNTLNKTVHLKSQRGYSQTLNQTIS; from the coding sequence ATGAGATCAAAGAGCTTCTTGAGCTCTAATACCACTACCTTCCTTTATCGTGAAGTAAATGGTAAAGTGAGATATTACAAGATTAAAACCTACCTTACCCTTTTTGGAGAGTACCTTTTGATTCGTGAGTGGGGTGGTATTGATAATAAAAATGCTACTGGGCAGAAACAAAGCTATTTTTCGAGTTTATCTGACCTTAAAAATACTCTGAATAAGACAGTTCATCTAAAAAGTCAACGAGGGTACTCACAAACCTTGAACCAGACAATATCCTAA
- a CDS encoding winged helix-turn-helix domain-containing protein, whose product MLKVLLGSKDKELVLQYLLSKNEGYASKIARFFNLNPSQIGKQLDALEEGGVLIGFQVGRSRLYKFNPRYYFLPELKTLLKKALEAYPDELKESLQFNRTAPRRKNKPYILKGDSSETEL is encoded by the coding sequence ATGCTAAAAGTTCTATTAGGCTCAAAAGATAAAGAGCTAGTACTACAATACCTTTTATCAAAAAATGAAGGGTATGCAAGCAAGATAGCAAGATTTTTCAATTTAAATCCTTCGCAGATAGGCAAACAACTAGATGCACTAGAAGAGGGCGGAGTGTTAATTGGATTTCAAGTAGGAAGATCCAGACTCTATAAATTTAATCCAAGATACTATTTTTTACCAGAATTAAAAACCCTTTTAAAAAAAGCATTAGAAGCATATCCTGATGAACTAAAAGAGAGTTTACAATTTAACAGAACTGCGCCAAGAAGAAAAAACAAGCCATATATCCTTAAGGGAGATAGCAGTGAAACAGAACTTTAG
- a CDS encoding DUF2130 domain-containing protein yields the protein MSTQTTIQCPNCGTEIKLEEAIYSEYEKKFNQDMQQKREAYKKAQVDLAAKELQLKKEQEQFDEKLQESLQLQLKAREKAMRDSISKELLEIKEQEEGILKQEIEKKNKELLTLQSQQDQKLQEALQQSKKELETQIKQSLEKESASRIEELESALSQKSKQIQELEASKAEIAKLKMEKEEIAAEVRSKAQIEFYEKLAAEKQKTVQELTSQNELKLKEADEKMRQLQEQLSVAQQKAQQGSMQTQGEVQELAIEEYLATHYPLDTIEEIKKGQRGADCLQIINTQTMSNCAKIYYESKRTKDFQKSWIEKFKADMREKGADFGVLVTTVLPKELERMGFYEGVWVCTFDEFKGSTALIRQQLIQLALSKLSQEGKSDKMSLLYNYLTSNEFAMHIEAITEGFSAMQSQLDKEKRAMARLWKEREKQIEKVLDNTIGMYGSIKGIAGNAIGNVKALELEYIEDEEEE from the coding sequence ATGAGTACGCAAACAACCATTCAGTGCCCAAACTGTGGCACAGAGATCAAATTGGAAGAGGCGATCTATTCAGAGTATGAAAAAAAGTTCAATCAAGATATGCAGCAAAAGAGAGAGGCCTATAAAAAAGCACAGGTCGATCTCGCTGCAAAAGAGCTGCAACTGAAAAAAGAGCAGGAACAATTCGATGAAAAGTTGCAAGAATCACTACAGCTGCAGCTCAAAGCCAGAGAAAAAGCGATGCGTGACTCTATCTCTAAAGAGCTACTGGAGATAAAAGAGCAAGAGGAGGGGATACTCAAACAGGAGATCGAAAAGAAGAACAAAGAACTCCTTACTCTACAGAGCCAACAGGATCAAAAATTACAAGAAGCCCTGCAGCAAAGTAAAAAAGAGTTGGAAACCCAGATCAAACAATCCCTTGAAAAAGAGAGTGCTTCGCGTATTGAGGAGTTAGAGTCCGCTTTGAGCCAAAAGTCCAAACAGATACAGGAACTCGAAGCATCCAAAGCCGAGATCGCAAAACTCAAGATGGAAAAAGAGGAGATAGCAGCAGAGGTCAGATCAAAAGCTCAAATAGAGTTCTATGAAAAACTCGCTGCCGAGAAACAAAAAACAGTCCAGGAACTCACCTCTCAAAACGAACTCAAACTCAAAGAGGCCGATGAGAAGATGCGTCAATTACAAGAGCAGCTCAGTGTCGCTCAACAAAAGGCACAGCAGGGAAGTATGCAAACCCAAGGTGAAGTACAAGAGCTTGCAATCGAGGAGTATCTTGCAACACACTATCCACTCGATACTATAGAGGAGATCAAAAAAGGACAACGTGGAGCTGATTGTCTGCAGATCATCAATACACAGACCATGAGCAATTGTGCAAAGATCTACTATGAGTCCAAACGCACAAAAGATTTTCAAAAGAGCTGGATCGAGAAGTTCAAAGCTGATATGAGAGAGAAGGGCGCTGACTTTGGAGTATTAGTAACTACAGTATTGCCAAAAGAACTTGAGAGAATGGGATTTTATGAAGGTGTATGGGTCTGTACATTCGATGAGTTTAAAGGAAGCACCGCACTTATTCGCCAACAGTTGATACAGCTTGCACTATCAAAGCTATCACAAGAAGGAAAAAGTGACAAGATGAGTCTGCTATACAACTATTTAACAAGTAATGAGTTTGCCATGCATATCGAAGCGATTACCGAAGGCTTTAGTGCAATGCAGTCTCAGCTTGATAAAGAGAAGAGGGCAATGGCTAGACTGTGGAAAGAGAGAGAAAAGCAGATAGAGAAAGTTCTTGATAATACCATTGGCATGTATGGTTCTATCAAGGGGATTGCCGGTAATGCGATTGGCAATGTAAAAGCGCTTGAGTTGGAATATATTGAAGATGAGGAGGAAGAATAA
- a CDS encoding reverse transcriptase-like protein — protein sequence MNDNVFMISDASYCDQTQCAGLGVIDLFTGQRYSCSVSNIENSYLAEYYALLFSVQIAIKNKYNNVVFVYDNKVLKLDSLKIWLQDKIHSYQFLWLKRGFTEDADALAKKARFLEEKIIHKKYLRRSITKDKLLQRFTNYSQHKIIRAFFTIANENEYRILKAYRDNQKYASVLVDSHSLDFYSDIYNILRGKKSKERFYKFIYNNYAVKVDKVKFQTPKSQEYYLALVKKIIHNLSNPDDVIQRRIGTSGLQETNQIVRNPFIAQIQQLSGKDLREFTMSLAKNSDDKQLLEFYFSAKKTTPYNMTIQSIELFALIYHLLPAAQKTSFLGFIRNRLKKDQKLLDLFNVQKNRFNMKKLLDLMHPNNKYVGMVENSLKTS from the coding sequence ATGAATGATAATGTATTTATGATCTCTGATGCAAGCTATTGTGATCAAACACAATGTGCTGGCTTGGGTGTGATAGATCTTTTCACCGGGCAAAGATATTCTTGTTCGGTATCTAATATAGAAAATTCATATCTAGCAGAGTATTACGCTCTTTTATTCAGTGTACAAATTGCTATTAAAAATAAGTACAACAATGTTGTATTTGTTTATGATAACAAAGTGCTAAAGCTTGATTCTTTAAAGATTTGGCTTCAAGATAAGATCCACTCCTATCAATTTCTCTGGCTCAAACGAGGATTTACAGAGGATGCAGATGCACTTGCTAAAAAAGCAAGATTTTTAGAGGAAAAAATCATTCATAAAAAATATTTGCGTCGATCTATAACGAAGGATAAACTTCTGCAGCGATTTACAAATTACTCGCAGCATAAAATCATCAGAGCCTTTTTTACTATTGCCAATGAGAATGAATATAGGATACTAAAGGCCTACAGAGACAATCAAAAATATGCATCGGTCTTAGTAGATTCCCATAGTTTGGATTTCTATAGTGATATATACAATATACTAAGGGGTAAAAAGAGTAAAGAGAGATTTTATAAATTTATCTATAACAACTATGCAGTAAAAGTAGACAAAGTAAAATTTCAAACTCCAAAGTCTCAGGAATATTATCTGGCTCTCGTTAAAAAGATCATTCATAATTTAAGCAATCCAGATGATGTTATTCAAAGAAGAATAGGGACTTCCGGTCTGCAAGAGACGAACCAAATAGTTAGAAATCCTTTCATTGCACAGATACAGCAGCTCTCCGGTAAAGATTTGAGAGAGTTCACTATGAGTTTGGCTAAAAACAGTGATGATAAACAACTCTTGGAATTTTATTTCTCTGCAAAAAAGACAACCCCTTATAACATGACTATTCAAAGCATTGAGCTTTTTGCATTGATCTACCATCTTCTTCCCGCTGCACAAAAAACATCATTTTTAGGATTTATAAGAAACAGATTAAAAAAAGATCAAAAATTACTTGATCTCTTCAATGTTCAAAAAAATCGTTTTAACATGAAGAAGTTACTTGATCTAATGCATCCTAATAACAAATATGTTGGGATGGTTGAAAATAGTTTAAAAACATCATAA
- a CDS encoding gamma-glutamylcyclotransferase family protein has translation MYLFVYGTLKQGFHNHHLLADAEFICNAASKQNYPMVNTEEYFPYLIDNEGHGYNVKGEVYRIDEAILEMLDILEGYPQHYTRREIEVVSLGIDLLAITYFLNEKIEYKDLELLESFE, from the coding sequence ATGTATCTGTTTGTTTATGGAACTCTCAAACAAGGGTTTCATAATCACCACCTCTTAGCGGATGCAGAGTTTATCTGCAATGCCGCCTCAAAACAAAACTACCCTATGGTCAACACCGAAGAGTATTTCCCATATCTTATTGATAATGAAGGTCATGGATACAATGTAAAAGGCGAGGTCTATAGAATTGATGAAGCGATTCTTGAGATGTTGGATATTTTAGAAGGGTATCCCCAGCACTATACGCGCAGAGAGATAGAAGTAGTTTCGCTTGGAATAGATCTATTGGCAATCACATATTTTTTAAATGAGAAGATAGAGTATAAAGATTTAGAGCTCCTTGAGAGTTTTGAATAG
- a CDS encoding AAA family ATPase, which yields MLFPYGKVVTNESFYDRHEIRNTIHQLLKGTQSFTLKAPRRYGKTSLIKQTLLDINQEYFYVDFRKIPRLELFNTQLMEYIYSQMGLRGAIKQIQENIITFLKKHRSTVKVDVTLFEASVELFASDKNEEDKLIMILELLGKLSKELHHPLYIVFDEFQDAVNMSNEIDIYEVMRAEIQHHENICYIFAGSNTTMMTTIFETKSAPFYNFSRKITLAPFDKDELSKEVSQAFKSRRIIFENDVLLDHLIDRCGGHPANTMLVLQMIEFKMLEEDIKTITKAIIDQCYQAAQEEMHDLVMEYLKEIRMKEHLHDVLFRMANHQKQVLDSSSLQQKRKYLVDMGHLRHLRRGEYEIIDNFLRDELINENLQIT from the coding sequence ATGCTATTCCCCTATGGTAAGGTTGTAACAAATGAATCTTTTTACGACAGACATGAAATTAGAAATACTATCCATCAGCTTTTAAAAGGTACACAATCTTTCACACTTAAAGCACCACGACGCTATGGAAAAACTTCACTTATAAAACAAACATTACTTGATATTAATCAGGAATACTTTTATGTGGATTTTAGAAAAATACCAAGACTAGAACTATTTAATACTCAACTGATGGAGTATATCTATTCACAAATGGGATTGCGAGGTGCCATTAAACAGATACAGGAAAATATCATTACATTTTTAAAAAAACATCGCAGTACAGTTAAGGTTGATGTTACTTTATTTGAGGCATCTGTTGAACTTTTCGCTTCTGATAAAAATGAGGAAGATAAGCTTATTATGATTTTAGAGCTTTTAGGAAAACTCTCCAAAGAGTTGCATCATCCACTCTATATCGTTTTTGATGAGTTCCAAGATGCGGTGAATATGAGTAATGAGATAGATATTTATGAAGTGATGCGAGCTGAAATACAGCACCATGAGAATATATGCTATATCTTTGCTGGATCCAATACAACGATGATGACAACTATTTTTGAAACTAAAAGTGCACCGTTTTATAATTTTTCACGAAAAATTACACTGGCTCCGTTTGATAAGGATGAGCTTAGCAAAGAGGTATCCCAGGCATTCAAAAGTCGGAGAATTATATTTGAAAATGATGTACTTTTGGATCATCTAATTGATCGATGCGGAGGACATCCTGCAAATACCATGCTGGTTTTACAAATGATAGAGTTTAAGATGCTGGAGGAAGATATTAAAACAATAACAAAGGCTATAATTGATCAATGTTATCAAGCTGCGCAAGAGGAGATGCATGATCTTGTGATGGAGTATCTTAAAGAAATCAGAATGAAAGAGCATCTACATGATGTACTTTTCCGTATGGCTAATCATCAGAAACAGGTACTTGATTCAAGTTCACTACAGCAAAAAAGGAAGTATTTAGTAGATATGGGACATCTGAGACATCTAAGGAGAGGGGAGTATGAGATAATTGATAATTTTTTACGAGATGAATTGATTAATGAAAATCTTCAAATAACTTAA